In Zobellia roscoffensis, the following are encoded in one genomic region:
- a CDS encoding SusC/RagA family TonB-linked outer membrane protein: MKKVYLTLLIALGCISFSYSQVTVKGTVVSETDGMPIPSVSIILKGGDQIGTSTDFDGNFTINISEENGTLVFSSLGFASKEMPFSGDQTLNVALSEEASFLDEVVLIGYGSSRKGDLTTAIATVSNVESIASRPVTNATEFLQGNVAGVTVLSQGGDPTSSGNVVIRGLGTFANESPLTVVDGVPYYGPAINPNDIASISVLKDAASAAIYGAQAASGVIVIQTKKGAIGKPRITVDYYGGIQEATNLPTPLTAQQQANVYNTAADNAGTPRQSAHDAAQNPYGQVNRTNWVDAIFRPAGMNNANVNISGAGESMNYLTSFGYTKRNGLLEGTSSERYNFRVKSDFDLSDKIKIGENVYFSRSEAVGTNTDNPYSGTIINAIYMPSASPTRYADGSFAGVAPEDLSQFAGAYGDVYNPLALLLRPTTTAPTNFLNANVFLQYDIINGLSFKTNYSYSYTNTEYKRFQPKVPELGRSNPNNRLDQSNATTNRWVWDNQLSYKQSFGDHNLDVTAIYSSQHTDFEKLSSRGEGFSNEEAFNQYLSNASVIRNPTTEVYEDALTSAIGRVMYNYKNRYFVSGSIRRDMTSRLAANNQADNFASATVGWRLSDESFFNVEAVNDLKFRASWGQIGNINSVGYYSFDVPLNTTVVTIGEDASFDDKGAFVGKQSNPNLNWEVSESVNFGLDAALFNNSLSLTFDYFEKSTKGMILPGLEDLHQGTAAADVNGGEVKNNGFEISASYSNTIGDLDFTVNANTSVLDNELVNLDGYNSSGIDFIAHSDNVRGVLRPYRSQVGRALYSVYVVPQTGIFQNQAEIDAYTKDGNLIQPNAQPGDFKFTDSNDDGKIDDNDKVFYDSYQPDFTYNFGLNLNYKNFDLGMLFQGVSGVEVFNGYKFSTYNASLTGYNLDNRALDAWSSSNTGATTPRLSTKDDNQNFGLASSWYLEDASYLRMKNVTLGYTVDDRIMRSLLPGSSLRFYISAENLFTITDYTGIDPEVGGKGLDIARYPLSRTITAGLSLSL, encoded by the coding sequence ATGAAAAAAGTGTACTTAACTCTGCTAATAGCATTAGGATGTATTTCCTTTTCTTATTCGCAAGTAACAGTAAAGGGAACGGTAGTTTCCGAAACGGACGGGATGCCTATTCCATCTGTATCTATTATATTAAAAGGAGGAGACCAAATAGGAACCTCTACAGATTTTGACGGTAACTTTACTATAAACATCTCCGAAGAAAACGGAACTTTGGTTTTCTCTTCCTTAGGTTTTGCCAGTAAAGAAATGCCTTTTTCAGGAGATCAAACCCTGAATGTAGCCTTAAGTGAAGAAGCTAGTTTTTTAGATGAAGTAGTTCTTATTGGCTATGGCTCCTCAAGAAAAGGTGATTTAACAACAGCTATTGCAACGGTAAGCAATGTAGAGAGTATTGCGTCAAGACCCGTTACGAACGCTACGGAATTCTTACAAGGTAATGTTGCCGGTGTAACCGTACTAAGCCAAGGTGGTGATCCTACCTCTAGCGGCAACGTCGTTATTCGCGGTCTGGGAACTTTCGCTAATGAAAGTCCGCTTACCGTAGTAGACGGTGTTCCTTATTATGGTCCTGCCATTAACCCTAACGATATTGCCTCCATATCTGTTCTTAAAGATGCGGCATCGGCAGCTATTTATGGAGCACAAGCGGCATCTGGGGTGATCGTTATCCAAACGAAAAAAGGCGCCATTGGAAAACCTCGTATCACCGTAGATTACTATGGCGGTATCCAAGAGGCCACCAACTTGCCTACGCCACTTACGGCACAGCAGCAAGCCAATGTATATAACACGGCTGCAGATAACGCAGGCACACCTAGACAATCCGCACACGATGCTGCACAGAACCCTTATGGACAAGTAAACCGTACCAATTGGGTAGATGCTATTTTTAGACCGGCAGGCATGAACAATGCTAACGTTAATATTAGCGGGGCTGGAGAAAGCATGAACTACCTAACCTCATTTGGCTATACCAAAAGAAATGGCCTTTTGGAAGGCACCAGCTCAGAACGGTACAATTTTAGGGTAAAATCAGATTTTGACCTTTCGGATAAAATAAAGATTGGAGAGAACGTTTATTTCTCACGTTCAGAAGCCGTAGGAACCAATACAGACAACCCCTATTCCGGGACAATCATTAACGCCATCTATATGCCTTCTGCTTCTCCAACACGTTATGCAGATGGCAGTTTTGCCGGTGTTGCACCAGAAGATTTATCGCAATTTGCGGGAGCGTATGGAGATGTGTACAACCCATTGGCGTTATTATTACGACCAACAACTACTGCTCCTACCAACTTTTTAAATGCCAACGTATTTTTACAATATGATATTATAAACGGGTTATCCTTTAAGACTAACTACTCCTACAGTTACACCAATACAGAGTATAAAAGGTTTCAACCTAAAGTACCTGAGCTAGGCCGTTCTAATCCAAATAACCGCTTAGACCAGTCAAATGCAACAACGAACCGTTGGGTATGGGACAATCAGTTGAGTTATAAACAATCATTTGGTGATCACAATCTAGATGTTACCGCTATTTACTCTTCACAACATACCGATTTTGAAAAATTATCGAGCAGAGGCGAAGGTTTCAGTAACGAAGAGGCTTTTAACCAGTATTTATCTAATGCTTCTGTTATTAGAAATCCAACAACAGAAGTGTATGAAGACGCATTAACATCTGCCATAGGTAGGGTAATGTACAATTACAAGAACCGTTACTTTGTTTCGGGAAGTATTAGAAGAGATATGACTTCTCGTCTAGCTGCAAACAACCAAGCAGATAATTTTGCATCTGCTACGGTTGGGTGGAGATTATCAGACGAATCGTTTTTTAATGTCGAAGCCGTCAACGACCTAAAATTTAGAGCTTCTTGGGGGCAAATAGGTAACATTAACTCGGTAGGCTACTACTCATTTGATGTTCCACTAAATACCACCGTAGTTACCATTGGAGAAGATGCTTCTTTTGATGACAAGGGTGCTTTTGTTGGAAAACAATCCAATCCAAATCTTAACTGGGAAGTTTCGGAATCTGTCAACTTTGGACTTGATGCAGCTCTTTTCAACAACAGTTTAAGTCTTACTTTCGATTATTTTGAAAAAAGTACAAAGGGTATGATTCTACCTGGACTTGAGGACCTGCACCAAGGTACCGCCGCGGCAGATGTTAATGGAGGAGAAGTTAAAAACAATGGGTTTGAAATCTCCGCCAGTTACTCTAACACAATTGGCGACTTAGATTTTACAGTCAATGCCAATACTAGTGTTTTAGATAATGAATTGGTAAACCTAGATGGATACAACAGTAGTGGTATTGATTTTATTGCACATTCGGATAATGTAAGAGGTGTACTGAGACCCTATCGTTCACAAGTTGGCAGAGCTCTTTACTCAGTTTACGTAGTACCGCAAACGGGTATATTTCAAAATCAGGCCGAAATTGATGCCTATACAAAAGATGGTAATTTAATTCAGCCTAATGCACAACCGGGAGATTTTAAATTTACCGATAGCAATGACGATGGTAAAATAGATGACAATGACAAAGTTTTTTACGATAGCTATCAACCAGATTTCACTTATAACTTCGGTTTGAACTTGAATTATAAGAACTTTGATTTGGGCATGCTATTCCAAGGCGTTTCTGGCGTTGAAGTATTTAACGGGTATAAGTTCTCTACCTATAATGCCTCCCTTACCGGCTACAACTTAGATAACAGAGCACTAGACGCTTGGTCTTCATCAAATACCGGAGCAACAACACCTAGGCTATCTACTAAAGATGACAACCAAAACTTTGGATTGGCCTCTAGCTGGTATCTTGAAGATGCTTCCTATTTAAGAATGAAAAACGTTACGTTGGGCTACACCGTAGATGACCGTATCATGCGTTCCCTATTGCCCGGCTCGTCTCTACGTTTCTACATTTCAGCAGAAAACCTATTTACGATAACGGATTATACAGGTATTGACCCAGAGGTTGGCGGCAAAGGATTAGATATTGCACGATACCCATTATCTAGAACCATCACAGCAGGTTTATCATTATCGCTCTAA
- a CDS encoding AraC family transcriptional regulator — MKLPFLFFGFFTMLLSNPIFGQNIKFKTLSTNDGLSNNSINDIISDDDGLLWIATWDGLNSYNGTTFTTYKHDLKTPNSIAGNHTFNLKKDAEGHIWVITKDYKVSRYLGNGKFQNFSFDSTPKNLMLTQNGTIGVKTSKVNYEFIDGNFEESQFVEEKQEDEYILKSILLSKYPNIFINDVLKDTAGHIWYATRRNGVYIIPNHRNNLNNEQINHYFHDLYNPHSFNSDEVEKLYEDDFGNIWLGHKDGGLSMAYTDSDKITTITPHPNKFPHLPNETIRAITTDFQSRIWLGYYTKGLLYFDLDQGCFIKYNVQEAQENGDWERIRSLYTTTEGEIWVGTYAGIIRITDHTYQLYESKNIDAFPNDRNYSFHEDHQNNLWISCWGGAAKFNLKTNTFEPFKGQNALNEYHIRNITFVDNELLISTENQGFFLLDINTGDLQKITVNDGILGNSIFTSFKDKQTGYYWIASLGGISIYDKNEGLVHNITESEGLPSHMVYSLMLDSDNVWISTTKGIATVNRSNFLVSSLNMDEGWQAREFSEGAYYRDRKGTIFYAGINGLNYFSPATLNVTKELPKLKVHIDGISNFSQGITKSYRNNSLEIKIEPIVFSNDPNNKVLYKLSGYDNGFQTFKNNPIQYTNIPDGEYKFEVKNSLANDLAISSIPILIQKPFYKTTWFYILLLATSLIAFTIWFFARNRNIAKNQKKLELKIEERTDIINRQKERLVKVNHTLDEKNKEINRQREELLNSYHQLKNEDFEIEKFKTFVLSEFKEPVSKIIENSKTLIEDESVKLNINTESSKLITLLSEWDYLTNFKDIGELKKSATKIKQTVKVLIDGLSVQAKKSKVNLDYSLDIDDQWVELDSLRFKLFFKYLFNDILKYISKNSYLKVRVKTKGESLELFVESDSKVLTDNFFSIQHYSPYYKAATTLLTAMEGTLAVSNEDNLTISAHLPINVVDTENNKVEEVLWKHLDLNQKLPSDKNNILIFCNDNDYLPAFQLFDDQENNLVFERTTAAISSAIKHVDIHCLILYNIPIDEQLVQLFHLTKNNGVQIALPILYISEDIDHSLRIQTTELGADAFIQLPVSKSFIQSKLTKLLSFRKKYANNSSKHLFFETPFNEDQNLSVNEKLVKKALNLIKENLNNPSFNVQKLKEMLFVSKIKCYRAFKEVLQQSPSDVIIKLRLQKAEYLLKNHTLNISEISMECGFNDPKYFSRLFKKNFECSPKEYRAKTAQA, encoded by the coding sequence ATGAAGCTTCCATTTCTTTTTTTCGGTTTTTTCACAATGCTACTTAGCAACCCTATTTTTGGGCAAAATATAAAGTTTAAGACACTAAGCACGAACGACGGACTATCTAATAATTCCATCAACGATATTATAAGTGATGATGATGGGCTACTATGGATTGCCACTTGGGACGGCTTAAATAGCTATAACGGAACTACTTTCACTACCTATAAACACGATCTAAAAACCCCTAATTCTATAGCCGGAAACCATACCTTTAATTTAAAAAAAGATGCAGAAGGGCACATCTGGGTTATTACCAAAGATTATAAGGTTAGTAGATATTTAGGCAATGGTAAGTTTCAAAATTTTTCTTTTGATAGCACGCCAAAAAATTTGATGCTCACTCAGAATGGTACAATAGGGGTCAAAACTTCTAAAGTCAATTACGAATTTATAGATGGGAATTTTGAAGAATCACAATTTGTAGAAGAGAAGCAAGAAGACGAGTACATTCTAAAGAGTATTTTACTAAGTAAGTACCCCAATATTTTTATTAACGATGTACTTAAAGATACTGCTGGTCATATCTGGTACGCCACAAGAAGAAATGGGGTTTACATTATCCCTAACCACCGTAACAACCTAAATAACGAGCAGATAAATCACTACTTTCATGACCTGTACAATCCGCACAGTTTTAATAGTGACGAAGTAGAAAAGTTGTACGAAGACGATTTTGGAAACATCTGGTTGGGACACAAAGATGGCGGGCTAAGTATGGCCTATACAGATTCTGATAAAATAACAACAATTACCCCGCACCCCAATAAATTTCCACATTTACCCAATGAAACTATACGGGCAATTACTACGGATTTTCAAAGTAGAATATGGCTAGGCTATTATACAAAAGGGCTTCTTTATTTTGATTTAGACCAAGGCTGTTTTATAAAATATAATGTTCAAGAAGCGCAAGAAAATGGAGATTGGGAGCGTATTCGTTCCTTATACACCACCACAGAAGGCGAGATTTGGGTTGGAACCTATGCCGGAATTATTAGAATAACAGACCATACGTACCAACTATATGAATCCAAGAATATTGATGCCTTTCCCAATGACAGAAATTATTCTTTTCATGAAGACCACCAAAACAACCTTTGGATTTCCTGCTGGGGAGGAGCTGCTAAATTCAATTTAAAAACCAACACCTTTGAACCTTTTAAAGGTCAAAACGCGCTTAACGAATACCATATTAGAAATATAACGTTTGTAGACAATGAACTCCTGATCAGCACAGAAAATCAAGGTTTTTTTCTATTGGATATAAACACTGGAGACTTGCAGAAAATTACAGTCAATGATGGTATTCTTGGCAATAGCATTTTTACCTCCTTTAAAGACAAGCAAACAGGTTACTATTGGATTGCCAGCTTAGGTGGAATTAGCATCTATGACAAGAACGAAGGACTCGTTCATAACATTACAGAAAGTGAAGGCCTACCCAGTCATATGGTATACAGTCTTATGTTAGATAGCGACAATGTATGGATAAGTACCACTAAAGGTATTGCTACGGTAAACAGGAGCAACTTTTTAGTAAGTAGCCTAAATATGGACGAGGGCTGGCAAGCTCGAGAGTTTTCCGAGGGCGCCTATTATCGAGACAGAAAAGGCACGATTTTTTATGCTGGTATTAACGGGTTGAACTACTTCTCCCCAGCTACACTTAACGTTACAAAAGAACTACCTAAACTTAAGGTACATATTGACGGTATTAGTAATTTCTCACAAGGCATTACAAAAAGCTACAGGAATAACTCATTAGAGATAAAAATTGAACCTATTGTTTTTTCCAACGACCCAAACAATAAGGTCCTATATAAACTATCGGGCTATGACAACGGTTTTCAAACGTTCAAGAACAATCCTATTCAATATACAAATATCCCCGATGGGGAATATAAATTTGAAGTCAAAAATTCTTTGGCCAATGACCTTGCCATTTCCAGTATACCTATACTCATCCAAAAACCATTTTATAAAACTACTTGGTTCTATATTTTACTATTGGCCACTTCTCTTATTGCCTTTACCATTTGGTTTTTTGCTAGGAATAGAAACATTGCAAAAAACCAGAAAAAACTAGAATTAAAAATAGAGGAACGAACCGATATCATTAACCGGCAAAAGGAACGCTTGGTTAAGGTAAATCATACGCTAGATGAAAAAAACAAGGAAATAAATCGCCAGAGAGAAGAACTTCTAAACTCATATCATCAACTTAAGAATGAAGATTTTGAAATTGAAAAGTTCAAGACCTTTGTTTTATCCGAGTTCAAAGAGCCTGTTTCAAAAATAATTGAAAATTCTAAAACACTTATTGAAGACGAAAGTGTAAAGCTGAACATCAACACAGAATCTAGCAAGCTAATCACATTACTTTCGGAGTGGGACTACCTTACCAACTTTAAGGATATAGGTGAGTTAAAAAAATCGGCCACCAAAATAAAACAAACGGTAAAAGTTCTTATAGACGGACTTTCGGTACAGGCCAAAAAATCTAAAGTAAATTTGGATTACTCCCTAGATATAGACGACCAATGGGTTGAATTGGACTCCCTGCGGTTTAAGTTATTTTTTAAGTATCTATTTAATGACATCTTAAAATATATTTCCAAAAACAGTTATCTAAAAGTAAGAGTAAAAACAAAAGGTGAGTCGCTTGAGCTCTTTGTAGAATCTGATAGCAAGGTTCTAACCGACAATTTCTTCAGCATACAGCATTATAGTCCGTATTACAAAGCAGCAACCACACTTTTAACAGCTATGGAAGGTACTCTTGCAGTTAGCAATGAGGATAATTTAACCATCTCCGCACATCTGCCCATAAATGTAGTGGATACTGAAAATAACAAGGTTGAAGAGGTATTATGGAAGCATCTAGACCTCAACCAAAAATTACCATCCGATAAAAACAACATCCTTATCTTTTGTAATGACAATGACTACCTACCTGCTTTTCAATTGTTTGATGACCAAGAAAATAATTTAGTATTTGAGCGGACTACGGCAGCTATTTCTTCTGCTATAAAACACGTAGATATTCATTGCTTAATACTATATAACATTCCTATTGACGAGCAGTTGGTGCAACTCTTTCATCTCACCAAGAATAACGGCGTACAAATTGCACTTCCTATACTATACATCTCTGAAGACATTGACCACTCTTTACGTATACAGACCACTGAACTGGGTGCAGATGCCTTTATACAATTACCTGTGAGCAAATCTTTTATTCAAAGTAAGCTTACAAAGCTCTTATCTTTTAGAAAAAAATATGCAAACAACTCCTCTAAACACCTGTTTTTTGAAACACCCTTTAATGAAGACCAAAATTTATCCGTTAACGAAAAACTGGTAAAAAAGGCACTAAATCTTATAAAGGAAAATCTTAACAACCCATCGTTTAACGTTCAAAAGTTGAAGGAAATGCTTTTTGTATCAAAAATAAAGTGCTATCGTGCCTTTAAAGAAGTATTGCAACAATCTCCTTCTGACGTAATTATAAAATTACGATTGCAAAAAGCGGAGTATCTTCTCAAAAACCACACTTTAAACATTTCGGAAATAAGTATGGAGTGCGGTTTTAACGATCCCAAATACTTTAGCCGTCTCTTTAAGAAAAATTTTGAGTGCAGCCCAAAAGAATATCGAGCAAAAACCGCACAGGCTTAG
- a CDS encoding nuclear transport factor 2 family protein yields MEQKHPLPPFNLETAKQKIQLAEDAWNSQDPVKISMAYSIDTEWRNRNQFVNGRKEVQAFLTGKWEKELQYKLKKEYWAHTDNRIAVRFEYEYRNTAGQWFRAYGNENWEFDENGLMEKRYASINDLEIEESDRKLK; encoded by the coding sequence ATGGAACAAAAACATCCTTTACCACCATTCAATCTTGAAACGGCTAAACAAAAAATACAATTAGCCGAAGATGCTTGGAACAGTCAAGACCCCGTGAAAATTTCAATGGCCTACTCTATTGATACTGAATGGAGAAATAGAAACCAATTTGTAAATGGGAGAAAAGAAGTACAAGCCTTTTTAACTGGGAAATGGGAAAAAGAACTGCAATACAAATTAAAAAAAGAATACTGGGCGCATACAGATAACAGAATCGCTGTCCGTTTTGAATATGAATATAGAAATACAGCTGGACAATGGTTTAGAGCTTACGGAAATGAAAATTGGGAGTTTGACGAAAATGGCCTCATGGAGAAACGTTATGCCAGCATTAACGACCTAGAAATTGAGGAGTCAGACCGGAAACTTAAATAA
- a CDS encoding DUF1684 domain-containing protein: MKIILAILLILTNTIVFAQEQSHSDEVKEFQKELNAEFKNPDKSPLSKKRQKKFTGHNFYPINEAFRVEAKFTRILDPLPFQMKTTTNRTPTYEKYGEVVFEIEGKPYKLTIYQSHRLRKTEEFKDYLFLPFTDQTNEKETYGGGRYIDLKIPNSNHITIDFNKAYNPYCAYNNYSSCPIPPKENDLQLKIEAGVKAVKTP, encoded by the coding sequence ATGAAAATAATCTTAGCTATACTATTAATTCTCACTAATACCATAGTATTCGCTCAAGAGCAATCTCATAGTGATGAAGTAAAAGAATTCCAAAAAGAACTGAATGCCGAATTCAAAAACCCGGACAAATCACCTTTATCCAAAAAAAGGCAGAAAAAATTTACAGGTCACAACTTTTATCCAATTAACGAAGCATTCCGTGTAGAGGCTAAATTCACGAGAATTTTAGACCCACTACCGTTTCAAATGAAAACTACGACCAATAGGACCCCTACCTATGAAAAATATGGGGAAGTTGTTTTTGAAATAGAAGGAAAACCATATAAATTAACTATTTACCAAAGCCATCGTTTACGTAAAACCGAAGAATTCAAAGACTATTTATTTCTACCCTTTACCGACCAAACCAATGAAAAAGAAACTTATGGTGGTGGCAGATATATTGATCTCAAAATCCCGAATTCAAACCATATTACAATCGACTTCAATAAGGCTTACAACCCTTACTGTGCTTACAATAATTACAGCTCCTGCCCCATTCCCCCTAAGGAGAATGACCTTCAATTAAAAATAGAAGCTGGGGTAAAAGCCGTAAAGACACCCTAG
- a CDS encoding metallophosphoesterase: MSSNTRLSRAYQNAKVVPFDDESKFILFSDCHRGDNSFADDFANNRNIYFHALNFYFKEGFDYCEIGDGDELWENRFFDSIFEAHKNVYELLRKFHWSRRLHMIWGNHDMVYKDPEYVKKNLSSYFEPIDGESKELFEGITYHEGIILKHENTQQEIFLTHGHQADWWNYTFWRWSRFLVRALWKPLQVWGIADPTSPAKNYKELIKIERRIKKWILKNNLLITIVGHTHRPRFPEPGDIPFFNDGSCVHPRSITGIEIEKGTISLIKWQISTTDDGTLRVVRVLLEGPQKLTDYLKAKG, encoded by the coding sequence ATGTCGTCCAATACCCGGTTATCCAGAGCATACCAAAATGCCAAAGTGGTCCCTTTTGACGATGAATCGAAATTTATTCTCTTCAGTGACTGCCATAGAGGTGACAATAGCTTTGCAGATGACTTTGCCAACAACCGGAACATCTACTTTCATGCCCTCAACTTTTATTTCAAGGAAGGCTTTGACTATTGCGAAATAGGCGATGGAGATGAGCTTTGGGAGAATCGTTTTTTCGATTCCATTTTTGAGGCTCACAAGAATGTTTATGAGCTGTTGCGAAAATTTCATTGGAGCCGAAGATTACACATGATTTGGGGAAACCATGACATGGTTTATAAAGACCCTGAGTATGTTAAGAAGAATCTAAGCAGTTATTTTGAACCTATAGACGGAGAATCTAAAGAGCTTTTTGAAGGCATTACCTACCACGAAGGCATTATACTAAAGCATGAGAATACACAACAAGAAATTTTCTTGACTCATGGCCATCAAGCAGATTGGTGGAATTATACTTTTTGGCGCTGGAGTCGTTTTTTGGTTCGCGCACTTTGGAAACCTTTGCAAGTGTGGGGCATTGCAGACCCAACAAGCCCCGCAAAAAACTACAAAGAACTCATTAAAATTGAACGTAGAATTAAAAAGTGGATACTAAAAAACAACCTTTTAATTACTATTGTTGGCCACACCCATAGACCCCGTTTTCCAGAACCTGGAGACATTCCATTTTTTAATGATGGTAGTTGTGTACACCCACGCAGCATTACGGGTATTGAAATTGAAAAAGGAACTATTTCATTAATAAAATGGCAAATTTCTACTACCGATGATGGCACGCTTCGTGTAGTACGTGTTTTACTGGAAGGCCCTCAAAAGTTGACGGACTACCTAAAAGCGAAAGGTTAG